The Erinaceus europaeus chromosome 16, mEriEur2.1, whole genome shotgun sequence genome includes a window with the following:
- the JPH4 gene encoding junctophilin-4 isoform X2, whose product MSPGGKFDFDDGGCYVGGWEAGRAHGYGVCTGPGAQGEYSGCWAHGFESLGVFTGPGGHSYQGHWQQGKREGLGVERKSRWTYRGEWLGGLKGRSGVWESVSGLRYAGLWKDGFQDGYGTETYSDGGTYQGQWQAGKRHGYGVRQSVPYHQAALLRSPRRTSLDSGHSDPPTPPPPLPLPGDEGGSPASGSRGGFVLAGPGDADGSSRKRTPAAGGFFRRSLLLSGLRAGGRRSSLGSKRGSLRSEVGSEVGSTGPPGSEASGPPAPAPPALIEGSATEVYAGEWRADRRSGYGVSQRSNGLRYEGEWLGNRRHGYGRTTRPDGSREEGKYKRNRLVHGGRVRSLLPLALRRGKVKEKVDRAVEGARRAVSAARQRQEIAAGSRWSLREGMLVDAMCFL is encoded by the exons ATGTCCCCCGGGGGCAAGTTCGACTTTGACGACGGGGGCTGCTACGTGGGGGGCTGGGAGGCGGGGCGGGCACATGGCTACGGCGTGTGCACCGGGCCCGGCGCCCAGGGCGAGTACAGTGGCTGCTGGGCGCACGGCTTCGAGTCGCTGGGCGTCTTCACGGGGCCCGGCGGGCACAGCTACCAGGGCCACTGGCAGCAGGGCAAGCGCGAAGGGCTGGGCGTGGAGCGCAAGAGCCGCTGGACGTACCGCGGCGAGTGGCTGGGCGGGCTGAAGGGGCGCAGCGGCGTGTGGGAGAGCGTGTCGGGCCTGCGCTACGCGGGGCTCTGGAAGGACGGCTTCCAGGACGGCTACGGCACCGAGACCTACTCGGACGGAG gcaCCTACCAGGGCCAGTGGCAGGCGGGCAAGCGCCACGGCTACGGGGTGCGGCAGAGCGTGCCCTACCACCAGGCGGCGCTGCTGCGCTCGCCCCGCCGCACCTCGCTGGACTCTGGCCACAGCGACCCCCCGACGccgcccccgcccctgcccctgccgggcGACGAGGGGGGCAGCCCGGCCTCCGGCTCGCGGGGCGGCTTCGTGCTGGCCGGGCCGGGGGACGCCGACGGCTCCTCCCGAAAGCGCACCCCCGCCGCCGGGGGCTTCTTCCGCCGCTCCCTGCTGCTCAGCGGGCTCCGGGCCGGGGGCCGCCGCAGCTCCCTGGGCAGCAAGCGGGGCTCCCTGCGCAGCGAGGTGGGCAGCGAGGTGGGCAGCACGGGACCCCCGGGCTCCGAGGCCAGCGGGCCCCCGGCCcccgcgccacctgcgctcatcGAGGGCTCGGCCACCGAGGTGTACGCGGGAGAATGGCGCGCAGACCGGCGCAGTGGCTACGGCGTGAGCCAGCGCTCCAACGGGCTGCGCTACGAGGGCGAGTGGCTGGGCAACCGGCGGCACGGCTACGGGCGCACCACCCGGCCCGACGGCTCCCGCGAGGAGGGCAAGTACAAGCGCAACCGGCTGGTGCACGGGGGCCGCGTGCGCAGCCTCCTGCCGCTCGCCCTGCGCCGGGGCAAAGTGAAGGAGAAGGTGGACCGGGCCGTCGAGGGCGCCCGTCGAGCCGTGAGCGCCGCCCGCCAGCGCCAGGAGATCGCCGCGGGCAG CCGATGGAGTTTGAGAGAAGGCATGCTTGTGGATGCAATGTGCTTCCTGTAA
- the JPH4 gene encoding junctophilin-4 isoform X1, with translation MSPGGKFDFDDGGCYVGGWEAGRAHGYGVCTGPGAQGEYSGCWAHGFESLGVFTGPGGHSYQGHWQQGKREGLGVERKSRWTYRGEWLGGLKGRSGVWESVSGLRYAGLWKDGFQDGYGTETYSDGGTYQGQWQAGKRHGYGVRQSVPYHQAALLRSPRRTSLDSGHSDPPTPPPPLPLPGDEGGSPASGSRGGFVLAGPGDADGSSRKRTPAAGGFFRRSLLLSGLRAGGRRSSLGSKRGSLRSEVGSEVGSTGPPGSEASGPPAPAPPALIEGSATEVYAGEWRADRRSGYGVSQRSNGLRYEGEWLGNRRHGYGRTTRPDGSREEGKYKRNRLVHGGRVRSLLPLALRRGKVKEKVDRAVEGARRAVSAARQRQEIAAGRAADALLKAVAASSVAEKAVEAARMAKLIAQDLQPMLEVPGRRPRQDSEGSDTEPLDEDSPGVYENGLTPSEGSPELPSSPASYRQPWRPPTCRIPLPPGGNRGPFSSPKAWPEEWGGPGEQVEELAGYEAEDEAGLQGPGPRVGSPLLGGCSDSSGSLREEEGEDEEPLCQLRATGAPEPEPLATAILRHPFSGAPEARCLTEEPEEPAATERPAQPGAANPLVVGAVALLDLSLAFLFSQLLT, from the exons ATGTCCCCCGGGGGCAAGTTCGACTTTGACGACGGGGGCTGCTACGTGGGGGGCTGGGAGGCGGGGCGGGCACATGGCTACGGCGTGTGCACCGGGCCCGGCGCCCAGGGCGAGTACAGTGGCTGCTGGGCGCACGGCTTCGAGTCGCTGGGCGTCTTCACGGGGCCCGGCGGGCACAGCTACCAGGGCCACTGGCAGCAGGGCAAGCGCGAAGGGCTGGGCGTGGAGCGCAAGAGCCGCTGGACGTACCGCGGCGAGTGGCTGGGCGGGCTGAAGGGGCGCAGCGGCGTGTGGGAGAGCGTGTCGGGCCTGCGCTACGCGGGGCTCTGGAAGGACGGCTTCCAGGACGGCTACGGCACCGAGACCTACTCGGACGGAG gcaCCTACCAGGGCCAGTGGCAGGCGGGCAAGCGCCACGGCTACGGGGTGCGGCAGAGCGTGCCCTACCACCAGGCGGCGCTGCTGCGCTCGCCCCGCCGCACCTCGCTGGACTCTGGCCACAGCGACCCCCCGACGccgcccccgcccctgcccctgccgggcGACGAGGGGGGCAGCCCGGCCTCCGGCTCGCGGGGCGGCTTCGTGCTGGCCGGGCCGGGGGACGCCGACGGCTCCTCCCGAAAGCGCACCCCCGCCGCCGGGGGCTTCTTCCGCCGCTCCCTGCTGCTCAGCGGGCTCCGGGCCGGGGGCCGCCGCAGCTCCCTGGGCAGCAAGCGGGGCTCCCTGCGCAGCGAGGTGGGCAGCGAGGTGGGCAGCACGGGACCCCCGGGCTCCGAGGCCAGCGGGCCCCCGGCCcccgcgccacctgcgctcatcGAGGGCTCGGCCACCGAGGTGTACGCGGGAGAATGGCGCGCAGACCGGCGCAGTGGCTACGGCGTGAGCCAGCGCTCCAACGGGCTGCGCTACGAGGGCGAGTGGCTGGGCAACCGGCGGCACGGCTACGGGCGCACCACCCGGCCCGACGGCTCCCGCGAGGAGGGCAAGTACAAGCGCAACCGGCTGGTGCACGGGGGCCGCGTGCGCAGCCTCCTGCCGCTCGCCCTGCGCCGGGGCAAAGTGAAGGAGAAGGTGGACCGGGCCGTCGAGGGCGCCCGTCGAGCCGTGAGCGCCGCCCGCCAGCGCCAGGAGATCGCCGCGGGCAG GGCCGCAGATGCCCTGCTCAAGGCGGTGGCAGCCAGCAGCGTCGCAGAGAAGGCTGTGGAGGCAGCTCGGATGGCCAAACTCATAGCCCAGGACCTGCAGCCCATGTTAGAGGTCCCAG GCCGCAGACCCAGGCAAGACTCAGAAGGTTCCGACACCGAGCCCTTGGATGAAGACAGCCCTGGGGTGTATGAGAATGGACTGACCCCGTCAGAGGGCTCCCCTGAACTGCCCAGCAGTCCTGCCTCCTACCGCCAACCCTGGCGACCCCCCACCTGCCGGATCCCACTGCCTCCTGGAGGCAACCGGGGACCCTTCTCCAGTCCCAAAGCTTGGCCTGAGGAGTGGGGGGGCCCAGGCGAGCAGGTGGAGGAACTGGCTGGCTATGAGGCCGAGGACGAGGCTGGGCTGCAGGGCCCAGGACCCAGAGTTGGTTCCCCACTCCTTGGGGGCTGCAGTGACAGTTCTGGAAGTCTtcgagaggaggagggggaagatgagGAGCCCCTGTGCCAGCTGAGGGCCACAGGAGCCCCAGAGCCTGAGCCCCTGGCCACAGCCATCCTGCGGCACCCCTTCTCAGGGGCTCCTGAAGCCAGGTGCCTGACAGAAGAGCCTGAGGAGCCCGCTGCCACCGAGAGGCCTGCCCAGCCG GGAGCTGCCAACCCCCTGGTGGTGGGAGCCGTGGCCCTCCTGGACCTCAGCCTGGCGTTCCTGttctcccagctcctcacctga
- the AP1G2 gene encoding AP-1 complex subunit gamma-like 2 isoform X1 has protein sequence MVLPSLKLQDLIEQIRGAKTQAQEREVIQKECAHIRASFRDGDPLHRHRQLAKLLYVHMLGYPAHFGQMECLKLIASTRFTDKRVGYLGAMLLLDERQDAHLLITNSIKNDMSQGVPAVQGLALCTLSTMGSAEMCRDLASEVEKLLLQPSPYVRKKAVLTAVHMIRKVPELSSIFLPPCTQLLRERHHGILLGTVTLITELCERSPAALKHFRKMVPQLVQILRTLVTTGYSKEHSISGISDPFLQVQILRLLRILGRNHDESSDAMNDLLAQVATNTDTSRNAGNAVLFETVMTIMDIRSAAGLRVLAVNILGRFLLNSDKNIRYVALTSLLRLVQSDHSAVQRHRPTVVECLQEPDASLSRRALELSLALVNSSNVRAMMQELQTFLSSCPPDLRADCASGILLAAERFAPNKRWHIDTILRVLTMAGIYVRDDAVANLIQLIGGAQELHAYSVRRLYSALAEDISQQPTVQVATWCIGEYGDLLWEGSCEESEPLQVEEEEVLTLLERVLQSHLSLPATRGYALTALMKLSTRLRGDNNRIRQVVSVYGSCLDVELQQRAVEYNALFRKYDHMRAAILEKMPVVEPSGPQADEEAKESGEAVPSPSEPQASKLMDLLDLLDGSSGEAQQLPPMAPSPEDSLVHLLDLPCDPPAPACSSSAAHPAGAPPLPVDDGTRCLRPTRELLLSPTPAPIPNLRVFEREGLQINLSFVRPPETPSLLLITVTATNTSGGDVTHFICQAAVPKSFQLQLQPPSGDTVPAQGGLPMTQLLRILNPNKAPLRLKLRLTYTHFGQSVQEIFEVNNLPVETWQ, from the exons ATGGTGCTACCTTCACTGAAGCTTCAAGATCTAATTGAGCAGATTCGTGGGGCCAAGACTCAGGCCCAAGAGCGGGAAGTGATCCAGAAGGAGTGCGCCCACATCCGGGCCTCCTTCCGGGATGGGGACCCTCTGCACAGACACCGCCAGCTAGCCAAGCTGCTCTACGTCCACATGTTAGGCTACCCGGCCCACTTTGGACAG ATGGAGTGCCTGAAACTGATTGCCTCCACCAGATTCACAGACAAGAGGGTGGGCTACCTGGGGGCCATGCTTCTGCTGGATGAGAGGCAGGATGCCCACCTGCTCATTACCAACAGTATTAAGAA CGACATGAGCCAGGGAGTCCCGGCAGTGCAAGGCCTGGCCCTGTGCACACTGAGCACCATGGGCTCTGCTGAGATGTGCCGGGACCTGGCCAGTGAGGTGGAGAAGCTGCTCCTACAGCCCAGCCCCTACGTGCGCAAGAAG GCTGTGCTGACTGCAGTGCACATGATCCGGAAGGTCCCAGAGCTCTCCAgcatcttcctccctccctgtacCCAACTGCTTCGTGAGCGCCACCATG GCATCCTGCTGGGCACTGTCACACTGATCACGGAGCTCTGTGAACGAAGCCCTGCGGCCCTCAAGCACTTCCGAAAG ATGGTGCCCCAACTGGTGCAGATCTTGAGGACCCTGGTGACAACAGGATACTCCAAGGAACACAGCATATCTGGAATCAGTgaccccttcctgcag GTTCAAATACTTCGTCTGCTCCGGATTCTGGGCCGGAACCATGACGAGAGCAGTGATGCCATGAATGACTTACTGGCTCAG GTGGCCACTAACACTGACACCAGCCGGAACGCAGGCAACGCAGTCCTGTTTGAGACAGTGATGACCATCATGGACATCCGCTCTGCTGCTGGCCTGCGG GTTCTAGCTGTCAACATCCTAGGCCGATTCCTGCTCAACAGTGACAAAAATATTAG GTATGTGGCACTGACGTCGCTGCTGCGGCTGGTGCAGTCTGACCACAGTGCGGTGCAGCGGCACCGGCCCACCGTGGTGGAGTGTCTTCAGGAACCTGACGCCTCCCTCAGCCG GCGGGCCCTGGAGCTCAGCCTGGCTCTGGTGAACAGCTCCAATGTGCGAGCCATGATGCAAGAACTACAGACCTTCCTGAGCTCCTGCCCCCCTGACCTGCGGGCTGACTGTGCCTCAGGCATCCTGCTGGCCGCAGAGAG GTTTGCCCCCAACAAGCGTTGGCACATAGACACCATCCTACGCGTGCTGACAATG GCAGGCATCTATGTGCGGGATGATGCGGTGGCCAACCTGATCCAGCTGATTGGGGGGGCCCAGGAGCTCCACGCCTACTCTGTGCGCCGTCTCTACAGTGCCCTGGCAGAGGACATTTCCCAA CAGCCAACGGTGCAAGTGGCCACCTGGTGCATTGGAGAATATGGGGACCTGCTGTGGGAGGGCAGCTGTGAGGAGAGCGAGCCCCTTCAG gtggaggaagaggaggtgctgACACTGCTGGAGAGGGTGCTGCAGTCCCACTTGTCGCTGCCGGCCACCCGAGGCTACGCCCTCACCGCCCTCATGAAGCTCAGCACCCGGCTCCGTGGAGACAACAA CCGAATCCGCCAGGTGGTGTCCGTCTACGGAAGCTGTCTGGACGTGGAGCTGCAGCAGCGGGCTGTGGAGTACAACGCACTCTTCCGGAAGTACGACCACATGAG GGCTGCTATCCTTGAAAAGATGCCAGTTGTGGAGCCGAGTGGCCCTCAGGCTGATGAGGAAGCAAAGGAGAGCGGAGAAGCTGTCCCCAGCCCTTCAGAACCCCAG GCCTCAAAGCTCATGGATCTATTAGACCTCCTGGATGGTTCTTCTGGGGAGGCCCAGCAGCTGCCCCCCATGGCTCCTTCCCCAGAAGACAGCCTGGTCCACCTCCTTGACCTCCCCTGTGATCCTCCAGCCCCAG CATGTTCGAGCAGTGCTGCGCACCCAGCGGGTGCTCCCCCACTTCCGGTAGATGACGGGACGCGCTGTCTTCGGCCCACGCGTGAGCTACTTCTCTCCCCTACTCCAGCTCCCATCCCAAATCTCAGAGTGTTTGAGCGCGAAGGACTGCAGATCAACCTGTCTTTTGTTCGACCCCCCGAGACCCCTTCCTTGCTCTTAATCACCGTCACTGCTACCAACACCTCAGGGGGTGATGTCACCCACTTCATCTGCCAGGCTGCTGTGCCCAAG AGTTTCCAACTGCAGCTACAGCCCCCAAGTGGGGACACAGTTCCAGCTCAGGGTGGCCTTCCGATGACCCAGCTGCTCAGGATCCTTAACCCTAACAAG GCCCCCCTGCGGCTGAAGCTGCGCCTCACCTACACTCACTTCGGTCAGTCCGTGCAGGAGATCTTTGAGGTGAACAACTTGCCTGTGGAGACCTGGCAGTAA
- the AP1G2 gene encoding AP-1 complex subunit gamma-like 2 isoform X2: MVLPSLKLQDLIEQIRGAKTQAQEREVIQKECAHIRASFRDGDPLHRHRQLAKLLYVHMLGYPAHFGQMECLKLIASTRFTDKRVGYLGAMLLLDERQDAHLLITNSIKNDMSQGVPAVQGLALCTLSTMGSAEMCRDLASEVEKLLLQPSPYVRKKAVLTAVHMIRKVPELSSIFLPPCTQLLRERHHGILLGTVTLITELCERSPAALKHFRKMVPQLVQILRTLVTTGYSKEHSISGISDPFLQVQILRLLRILGRNHDESSDAMNDLLAQVATNTDTSRNAGNAVLFETVMTIMDIRSAAGLRVLAVNILGRFLLNSDKNIRYVALTSLLRLVQSDHSAVQRHRPTVVECLQEPDASLSRRALELSLALVNSSNVRAMMQELQTFLSSCPPDLRADCASGILLAAERFAPNKRWHIDTILRVLTMAGIYVRDDAVANLIQLIGGAQELHAYSVRRLYSALAEDISQQPTVQVATWCIGEYGDLLWEGSCEESEPLQVEEEEVLTLLERVLQSHLSLPATRGYALTALMKLSTRLRGDNNRIRQVVSVYGSCLDVELQQRAVEYNALFRKYDHMRAAILEKMPVVEPSGPQADEEAKESGEAVPSPSEPQASKLMDLLDLLDGSSGEAQQLPPMAPSPEDSLVHLLDLPCDPPAPAPIPNLRVFEREGLQINLSFVRPPETPSLLLITVTATNTSGGDVTHFICQAAVPKSFQLQLQPPSGDTVPAQGGLPMTQLLRILNPNKAPLRLKLRLTYTHFGQSVQEIFEVNNLPVETWQ, from the exons ATGGTGCTACCTTCACTGAAGCTTCAAGATCTAATTGAGCAGATTCGTGGGGCCAAGACTCAGGCCCAAGAGCGGGAAGTGATCCAGAAGGAGTGCGCCCACATCCGGGCCTCCTTCCGGGATGGGGACCCTCTGCACAGACACCGCCAGCTAGCCAAGCTGCTCTACGTCCACATGTTAGGCTACCCGGCCCACTTTGGACAG ATGGAGTGCCTGAAACTGATTGCCTCCACCAGATTCACAGACAAGAGGGTGGGCTACCTGGGGGCCATGCTTCTGCTGGATGAGAGGCAGGATGCCCACCTGCTCATTACCAACAGTATTAAGAA CGACATGAGCCAGGGAGTCCCGGCAGTGCAAGGCCTGGCCCTGTGCACACTGAGCACCATGGGCTCTGCTGAGATGTGCCGGGACCTGGCCAGTGAGGTGGAGAAGCTGCTCCTACAGCCCAGCCCCTACGTGCGCAAGAAG GCTGTGCTGACTGCAGTGCACATGATCCGGAAGGTCCCAGAGCTCTCCAgcatcttcctccctccctgtacCCAACTGCTTCGTGAGCGCCACCATG GCATCCTGCTGGGCACTGTCACACTGATCACGGAGCTCTGTGAACGAAGCCCTGCGGCCCTCAAGCACTTCCGAAAG ATGGTGCCCCAACTGGTGCAGATCTTGAGGACCCTGGTGACAACAGGATACTCCAAGGAACACAGCATATCTGGAATCAGTgaccccttcctgcag GTTCAAATACTTCGTCTGCTCCGGATTCTGGGCCGGAACCATGACGAGAGCAGTGATGCCATGAATGACTTACTGGCTCAG GTGGCCACTAACACTGACACCAGCCGGAACGCAGGCAACGCAGTCCTGTTTGAGACAGTGATGACCATCATGGACATCCGCTCTGCTGCTGGCCTGCGG GTTCTAGCTGTCAACATCCTAGGCCGATTCCTGCTCAACAGTGACAAAAATATTAG GTATGTGGCACTGACGTCGCTGCTGCGGCTGGTGCAGTCTGACCACAGTGCGGTGCAGCGGCACCGGCCCACCGTGGTGGAGTGTCTTCAGGAACCTGACGCCTCCCTCAGCCG GCGGGCCCTGGAGCTCAGCCTGGCTCTGGTGAACAGCTCCAATGTGCGAGCCATGATGCAAGAACTACAGACCTTCCTGAGCTCCTGCCCCCCTGACCTGCGGGCTGACTGTGCCTCAGGCATCCTGCTGGCCGCAGAGAG GTTTGCCCCCAACAAGCGTTGGCACATAGACACCATCCTACGCGTGCTGACAATG GCAGGCATCTATGTGCGGGATGATGCGGTGGCCAACCTGATCCAGCTGATTGGGGGGGCCCAGGAGCTCCACGCCTACTCTGTGCGCCGTCTCTACAGTGCCCTGGCAGAGGACATTTCCCAA CAGCCAACGGTGCAAGTGGCCACCTGGTGCATTGGAGAATATGGGGACCTGCTGTGGGAGGGCAGCTGTGAGGAGAGCGAGCCCCTTCAG gtggaggaagaggaggtgctgACACTGCTGGAGAGGGTGCTGCAGTCCCACTTGTCGCTGCCGGCCACCCGAGGCTACGCCCTCACCGCCCTCATGAAGCTCAGCACCCGGCTCCGTGGAGACAACAA CCGAATCCGCCAGGTGGTGTCCGTCTACGGAAGCTGTCTGGACGTGGAGCTGCAGCAGCGGGCTGTGGAGTACAACGCACTCTTCCGGAAGTACGACCACATGAG GGCTGCTATCCTTGAAAAGATGCCAGTTGTGGAGCCGAGTGGCCCTCAGGCTGATGAGGAAGCAAAGGAGAGCGGAGAAGCTGTCCCCAGCCCTTCAGAACCCCAG GCCTCAAAGCTCATGGATCTATTAGACCTCCTGGATGGTTCTTCTGGGGAGGCCCAGCAGCTGCCCCCCATGGCTCCTTCCCCAGAAGACAGCCTGGTCCACCTCCTTGACCTCCCCTGTGATCCTCCAGCCCCAG CTCCCATCCCAAATCTCAGAGTGTTTGAGCGCGAAGGACTGCAGATCAACCTGTCTTTTGTTCGACCCCCCGAGACCCCTTCCTTGCTCTTAATCACCGTCACTGCTACCAACACCTCAGGGGGTGATGTCACCCACTTCATCTGCCAGGCTGCTGTGCCCAAG AGTTTCCAACTGCAGCTACAGCCCCCAAGTGGGGACACAGTTCCAGCTCAGGGTGGCCTTCCGATGACCCAGCTGCTCAGGATCCTTAACCCTAACAAG GCCCCCCTGCGGCTGAAGCTGCGCCTCACCTACACTCACTTCGGTCAGTCCGTGCAGGAGATCTTTGAGGTGAACAACTTGCCTGTGGAGACCTGGCAGTAA